Proteins found in one Hoplias malabaricus isolate fHopMal1 chromosome 17, fHopMal1.hap1, whole genome shotgun sequence genomic segment:
- the reep2 gene encoding receptor expression-enhancing protein 2, whose amino-acid sequence MVSWIISRVVVLAFGTLYPAYSSYKAVKTKNVKEYVKWMMYWIVFAFFTTAETITDMLLSWFPFYFELKIAFVIWLLSPYTKGSSVLYRKFVHPTLSNKEKEIDEYITQAKDRSYETMMRFGKRGLNIAATAAVTAATKGQGVLSEKLRSFSMQDLTLIQNEEELQLDGTDDAHTAATLPRAKTVTRSVRATPTQADSEPQLSSRTDGDQSDSRTEHSDEDTADKAPKRAASTRAAKKPAAAKTEATKTVKKQPKKKSTPATNNAAETP is encoded by the exons ATGGTGTCGTGGATCATTTCGCGGGTGGTGGT CCTGGCCTTCGGGACCCTGTACCCAGCCTACTCTTCATATAAAGCAGTGAAGACGAAAAACGTCAAGGAGTAT GTTAAATGGATGATGTACTGGATAGTGTTTGCGTTCTTTACCACAGCAGAGACCATCACAGACATGCTGCTctcctg GTTTCCGTTTTACTTCGAGCTGAAGATTGCCTTTGTGATCTGGCTGCTGTCACCGTACACTAAGGGCTCAAGTGTCCTTTACCGAAAGTTTGTGCACCCCACGCTGTCCAACAAAGAAAAG GAGATAGATGAGTACATCACTCAGGCGAAGGACCGCAGCTACGAGACCATGATGCGCTTTGGAAAGAGGGGCTTGAATATTGCAGCAACGGCAGCGGTCACTGCAGCCACTAAG ggGCAAGGTGTATTATCCGAGAAGCTGCGCAGTTTCAGTATGCAGGATCTGACGCTCATTCAGAACGAGGAGGAGCTGCAGCTGGACGGCACTGACGACGCACACACCGCTGCTACGCTACCACGTGCTAAAACAGTCACACgctcag TACGTGCCACGCCCACTCAGGCGGACAGCGAACCACAGCTCAGTTCTCGCACTGATGGCGACCAATCAGACAGCAGGACCGAGCACTCGGACGAGGACACTGCGGATAAAGCCCCTAAACGAGCGGCCAGCACCAGAGCCGCCAAGAAACCGGCTGCTGCTAAAacagag GCAACTAAGACAGTGAAGAAACAGCCAAAGAAGAAGAGCACCCCTGCTACCAACAACGCTGCGGAGACACCTTGA
- the kdm3b gene encoding lysine-specific demethylase 3B isoform X2, with product MGDSLGLIGKRLLLLRGDGAPCPGSDLQQAAWLRGTVRAVSVIGLESPGVEIFLEFEDCPWQQRAWVQVYGDEVRAALMEKAIVWAPRNEVGGTSNHWPALVFQPLVDRVGLGSLVPVEFFGTKKLEFLSNKNTIHRFEVDKDVRHSLLQEQPALHAAISSWHRDSELQEILRKGPYTIQGRRVQVYQPEFGEPWALGIVSQHDPVSHIMEITMDQGKETQVVDPRVIHVMLAMDAIDESQDRRRKDMDGGKGEGGRRRKTASEDDEDMSLKRFKGAGEAEAEGQNGSGSRKDCDSMVTRGAETPSMGMVEGKDGMGIVSGRGSSNASSEVISLASQSASFQQDHSSVRPVSFIKENGNASQSQDKMGPLSATMLPTSTLNPPPLKPAPSAFSNTFPSLGQMPNLVPGTPAPKSSPTAPASEREDGVLSGYPKTAALVSPGPVTISSPSQDNAASVVLSAPTDLSQKSHVWRSPPDASQTPKTASLAAGFSPSQPKQSSGAVFSSVPAQTNGSSQENKPFGFYFNNPKEPQQQASEPSQNLFFQCMSQTQAQSPSIAQGQTKDSNYFTALSECLSKEPPSLFKSAAPSEGLKKAVVASASAGLFGSAPPSNLSLKEQPKVPDAKPTGNGVLMSKPFGAGGETLGKLAPGFPTAIGSTQSVVGSDVTKPAVGLGTSLGPGSPALSGIKNPSGPSPGFGLLSGGKVSETHENLFLQASKESNPFLACGAVPPGPFSGMSPAKLPSSTLPAAGSGVLNQDPAAPESQPNLFTMAEPPKGILSSQFTGSPSSSSSSPASFTSTPVDEQQALKLSKESAEAGTGTRDNPEGGYTKGRGTPMPFDQKFSLENRSQMSKKDSDSSTNSDLSDLSENEESLEQSQKPGAQVAAANGADGQALKPQAVAKSRPRSQPFKAGQSVLKDQSKVRRLKQSGEPFLQDGSCINVAPHLHKCRECRLERYRKSREQDSDDDDPNVACRFFHFRRLAFTKKGILRVEGFLSPQQSDNMAMGLWLPSTNTQDGLDLDTSKYILANVGDQFCQLVMSEKEAMMMVEPHQKVAWKRAVRGVREMCDVCETTLFNIHWVCRKCGFGVCLDCYRLRKNRPQDEEVETPDDEVFSWLKCAKGQPHEPQNLMPTQIIPGTALYNIGDMVHAARGKWGIKANCPCTSKHNKPAARPTAPNGLSQSGAASSAGNGASTSTTPRPDGEALTAVVVKVEPGAEGSSAETSSSSNSAAVPATPQTPGAKDGKGNPSSALHWLADLTTQKPKEDSKDSGSLRAMMGREARSPFGLNAFSSLSKPSSPSPKLFNSLLLGSGPAQPKAEGTSLRDLLNSGPGKLPQAPEGGVPFPSVFSSSAGSDKMKGGLPTILDHIIASVVENKKAEGRRASGSSEAGEPVSVPRREGVMGLSVLDPHTSHSWLCDGRLLCLQDPSNSNNWKIFRECWKQGQPVLVSGIHKKLKLALWNPEAFSDEFGDQDVDLVNCRNCAIISDVKVRDFWDGFQVISKRLQGSDGQPMVLKLKDWPPGEDFRDMMPTRFDDLMDNLPLPEYTKRDGKLNLASRLPNFFVRPDLGPKMYNAYGLISTEDRKVGTTNLHLDVSDAVNVMVYVGIPEGNNNHESEVMLTIEEGDVDEMTKRRVYEGKEKPGALWHIYAAKDAEKIRELLRKVGEEQGQENPPDHDPIHDQSWYLDQVLRRRLYEEYGVQGWSIIQFLGDAVFIPAGAPHQVHNLYSCIKVAEDFVSPEHVKHCFRLTQEFRHLSTTHTNHEDKLQVKNIIYHAVKEAVGTLKAHEVKLVRS from the exons GTGTTTCAGCCACTGGTGGACCGTGTGGGGCTGGGATCCTTGGTTCCTGTGGAGTTCTTTGGAACTAAAAAGCTGGAGTTTCTCTCCAACAAGAACACAATACATAGATTTGAG GTGGACAAAGATGTGAGGCACAGTCTTCTGCAGGAGCAGCCGGCCCTCCACGCCGCCATCAGCAGTTGGCACCGGGACTCAGAGCTGCAGGAAATCCTCAGAAAGG GACCCTACACCATCCAGGGCCGGAGGGTGCAGGTTTACCAGCCGGAGTTTGGAGAGCCCTGGGCTTTGGGAATTGTTTCCCAGCATGATCCTGTCTCTCATATTATGGAGATTACAATGgatcag GGCAAAGAGACTCAGGTGGTTGATCCTAGAGTCATTCACGTAATGCTGGCTATGGATGCCATCGATGAG AGTCAGGATCGGAGGAGAAAGGATATGGACGGAGGGAAAGGCGAGGGAGGACGTCGGCGGAAGACAGCTTCTGAAGATGATGAGGACATGTCCCTGAAGCGGTTTAAAGGAGCTGGAGAGGCTGAAGCAGAAGGCCAGAACGGCAGCGGTTCCAGAAAAGACTGTGATTCGATGGTAACGAGGGGAGCAGAGACCCCCTCGATGGGAATGGTGGAAGGGAAGGATGGCATGGGAATTGTATCTGGGAGGGGGAGCTCCAACGCAAGTTCAGAAGTAATATCTCTGGCTAGCCAAAGTGCCTCCTTTCAGCAGGATCATTCCAGCGTCAGACCTGTGAGCTTCATCAAGGAGAACGGCAACGCCTCCCAGAGCCAAGATAAAATGGGACCTCTTTCAGCTACGATGCTTCCCACGTCCACTCTGAATCCACCACCTTTAAAGCCTGCTCCCTCTGCGTTCTCTAACACATTTCCATCTTTGGGCCAGATGCCCAACTTAGTGCCTGGAACTCCTGCTCCCAAGTCTTCCCCCACAGCCCCAGCGTCAGAGAGGGAAGACGGCGTCCTTTCAGGCTACCCAAAAACGGCTGCTCTGGTTTCCCCAGGTCCTGTCACCATCTCTTCTCCCTCCCAGGACAACGCTGCCAGTGTGGTGCTTTCTGCCCCCACAGACCTCAGCCAGAAGAGCCATGTTTGGAGATCTCCACCAGATGCAAGCCAA ACACCCAAGACGGCCAGCCTCGCAGCAGGCTTCAGTCCTTCGCAGCCGAAGCAGTCCAGCGGTGCAGTATTCAGCAGTGTTCCTGCGCAGACAAACGGCTCTTCCCAGGAGAACAAGCCCTTCGGATTTTATTTCAACAACCCGAAAGAACCTCAGCAGCAGGCCTCCGAACCATCTCAGAACTTATTCTTCCAGTGCATGTCTCAGACACAAGCACAGAGCCCGAGCATCGCTCAGGGCCAGACGAAGGACAGTAATTACTTCACAGCCTTGTCTGAGTGCCTGAGCAAAGAGCCGCCAAGCTTGTTCAAATCTGCCGCTCCCTCTGAGGGTTTAAAAAAGGCAGTTGTGGCCTCTGCGTCTGCGGGACTCTTTGGTTCAGCGCCGCCCAGCAACCTGTCTCTGAAAGAGCAGCCTAAAGTGCCTGATGCCAAGCCGACAGGTAACGGGGTTCTCATGAGCAAGCCCTTTGGAGCAGGAGGAGAAACACTAGGGAAACTGGCCCCTGGTTTCCCCACAGCTATTGGAAGCACTCAGTCTGTGGTGGGTTCGGATGTCACCAAGCCTGCTGTAGGACTTGGGACCTCTCTGGGTCCTGGCTCTCCTGCTTTAAGTGGAATAAAAAATCCTAGCGGACCCAGTCCTGGGTTTGGTTTGCTCTCAGGTGGCAAAGTTTCAGAAACTCATGAAAACCTGTTTCTTCAGGCCTCGAAAGAGTCCAATCCGTTTCTAGCTTGCGGTGCCGTCCCGCCCGGCCCGTTTAGTGGGATGTCGCCTGCAAAACTGCCCTCCTCTACTCTGCCTGCAGCTGGTTCTGGTGTCCTTAACCAAGATCCTGCTGCCCCTGAAAGCCAACCAAATTTGTTCACCATGGCTGAGCCTCCAAAGGGAATCCTGTCTTCTCAGTTTACCGGCTCTCCTTCCTCGTCCTCTTCCTCTCCTGCTTCTTTCACATCCACTCCCGTAGACGAGCAGCAAGCGCTTAAACTCAGCAAGGAGAGCGCCGAGGCTGGCACTGGAACTCGGGACAACCCCGAAGGTGGTTACACAAAGGGCCGGGGAACCCCTATGCCCTTCGACCAGAAGTTCTCTCTGGAAAACCGCAGCCAGATGAGCAAAAAGGACTCGGACTCCAGCACGAACAGTGACCTGTCTGACCTGAGCGAGAACGAGGAGTCCTTAGAACAGAGCCAGAAGCCTGGCGCCCAGGTTGCTGCTGCAAATGGGGCAGACGGCCAGGCGCTTAAGCCTCAGGCTGTTGCTAAAAGCCGTCCAAGGAGCCAACCCTTTAAAG CGGGTCAGTCTGTGCTCAAGGACCAGAGCAAGGTTCGGAGGCTGAAGCAGTCCGGTGAGCCTTTCTTACAGGATGGCTCCTGCATCAACGTAGCGCCGCACTTGCACAAATGCAGAGAGTGTCGTCTGGAGCGCTATCGAAAATCCAGAGAACAGGACTCGGATGATGATGACCCTAACGTGGCTTGTCGCTTCTTTCACTTCCGCAG ACTTGCATTCACCAAGAAGGGGATCCTTCGCGTTGAGGGCTTCCTGAGCCCACAGCAGAGCGATAACATGGCCATGGGTCTGTGGCTCCCCTCCACGAACACGCAGGACGGACTCGACCTCGACACATCCAAATACATCCTGGCCAACGTCGGAGACCAGTTCTGCCAGCTCGTCATGTCCGAGAAGGAGGCCATGATGATGGTGGAGCCTCACC AAAAGGTGGCGTGGAAGCGAGCGGTGcgaggagtgagagagatgtgtgACGTTTGTGAGACGACGCTCTTCAACATCCACTGGGTGTGTCGCAAGTGTGGCTTCGGTGTGTGTCTCGACTGTTATCGGCTACGGAAGAACCGACCACAGGACG AAGAGGTGGAGACCCCAGACGATGAGGTCTTCTCGTGGCTGAAGTGCGCAAAGGGTCAGCCTCATGAGCCCCAGAACCTCATGCCCACTCAGATTATACCTGGCACAG CGCTGTATAATATCGGAGACATGGTACACGCAGCACGAGGAAAATGGGGCATCAAGGCGAACTGCCCTTGCACCAGCAAACACAATAAACCTGCGGCGCGGCCTACGGCTCCCAACGGCCTTTCACAA TCAGGTGCAGCGTCCAGCGCCGGGAATGGTGCTTCCACTTCAACCACTCCTCGGCCGGATGGGGAAGCCTTGACTGCTGTGGTGGTTAAAGTGGAGCCTGGTGCTGAGGGCAGCAGTGCTGAGACATCATCCAGCAGTAACTCAGCAGCTGTTCCAGCCACGCCACAGACGCCTGGCGCCAAGGACGGCAAGGGCAACCCCTCCTCTGCCCTCCACTGGCTCGCTGACCTGACCACGCAGAAGCCCAAAGAGGACTCCAAAG ACTCGGGCTCTCTGAGGGCGATGATGGGTCGCGAAGCCCGATCTCCTTTTGGTCTGAATGCCTTCAGCTCGCTCTCCAAACCCTCAAGCCCCAGCCCCAAGCTCTTCAACAGCCTTCTGCTGGGCTCCGGACCAGCCCAGCCCAAAGCAGAGGGCACAAGTCTGCGGGACCTGCTCAACTCAGGCCCGGGAAAACTGCCCCAGGCTCCAGAGGGTGGAGTCCCCTTCCCTTCAGTGTTCTCTTCTTCAGCAGGG TCTGATAAGATGAAGGGAGGTCTTCCCACCATTCTGGACCACATCATTGCGTCGGTGGTGGAGAATAAGAAAGCAGAAGGGCGCCGTGCGTCTGGATCATCTGAGGCTGGAGAACCAGTGAGTGTTCCTCGCAGAGAGGGGGTGATGGGTCTCAGCGTCCTGGACCCCCACACCTCCCACTCTTGGCTGTGTGACGGTAGGCTGCTCTGTCTGCAGGACCCCAGCAACAGCAACAACTGGAAGATCTTCAGAGAGTGCTGGAAACAGGGCCAG CCGGTGCTTGTGTCTGGCATCCACAAGAAACTGAAACTCGCTCTGTGGAACCCAGAAGCGTTCAGCGATGAGTTCGGAGACCAGGACGTAGACCTGGTCAACTGCAGGAACTGCGCCATCATCTCGGACGTCAAAGTCAGAGATTTCTGGGACGGCTTCCAGGTCATCTCCA AGCGGTTGCAGGGTTCGGATGGGCAGCCCATGGTACTTAAGCTCAAAGACTGGCCTCCGGGGGAAGATTTCCGAGACATGATGCCCACGCG GTTTGATGATCTCATGGATAACCTTCCTCTGCCGGAGTACACGAAGAGAGACGGCAAACTCAACCTGGCCTCGCGCCTTCCCAACTTCTTTGTGCGTCCAGATCTGGGGCCCAAGATGTACAATGCATATG GTCTGATCTCTACGGAGGACAGAAAGGTTGGAACCACTAATCTGCATCTGGACGTGTCAGATGCTGTTAACGTGATGGTGTACGTGGGAATACCTGAGGGAAACAACAACCATGAGAGTG AGGTGATGCTCACTATCGAGGAAGGAGATGTGGATGAGATGACCAAGAGACGAGTGTACGAAGGGAAGGAGAAACCCGGAGCGCTGTGGCACATCTACGCCGCCAAAGATGCAGAGAAGATCCGCGAGCTCCTGCGCAAG GTTGGAGAGGAACAAGGTCAGGAGAACCCTCCAGATCATGACCCCATCCATGATCAGAGCTGGTACCTGGACCAGGTTCTGCGCCGCAGACTGTACGAGGAATACGGAGTCCAGGGCTGGTCCATCATCCAGTTTCTGGGAGACGCTGTGTTTATTCCTGCTGGAGCACCGCACCAG GTGCACAACCTGTACAGCTGCATTAAAGTGGCCGAGGACTTTGTGTCTCCGGAGCACGTGAAGCACTGCTTCAGACTGACACAGGAGTTCAGACACCTCTCCACCACTCACACTAACCACGAGGACAAGCTACAG GTGAAGAACATCATCTACCACGCAGTGAAGGAAGCCGTGGGAACGCTGAAGGCTCACGAGGTGAAGCTGGTCCGTTCTTAG
- the kdm3b gene encoding lysine-specific demethylase 3B isoform X1, with protein sequence MGDSLGLIGKRLLLLRGDGAPCPGSDLQQAAWLRGTVRAVSVIGLESPGVEIFLEFEDCPWQQRAWVQVYGDEVRAALMEKAIVWAPRNEVGGTSNHWPALVFQPLVDRVGLGSLVPVEFFGTKKLEFLSNKNTIHRFEVDKDVRHSLLQEQPALHAAISSWHRDSELQEILRKGPYTIQGRRVQVYQPEFGEPWALGIVSQHDPVSHIMEITMDQGKETQVVDPRVIHVMLAMDAIDESQDRRRKDMDGGKGEGGRRRKTASEDDEDMSLKRFKGAGEAEAEGQNGSGSRKDCDSMVTRGAETPSMGMVEGKDGMGIVSGRGSSNASSEVISLASQSASFQQDHSSVRPVSFIKENGNASQSQDKMGPLSATMLPTSTLNPPPLKPAPSAFSNTFPSLGQMPNLVPGTPAPKSSPTAPASEREDGVLSGYPKTAALVSPGPVTISSPSQDNAASVVLSAPTDLSQKSHVWRSPPDASQTPKTASLAAGFSPSQPKQSSGAVFSSVPAQTNGSSQENKPFGFYFNNPKEPQQQASEPSQNLFFQCMSQTQAQSPSIAQGQTKDSNYFTALSECLSKEPPSLFKSAAPSEGLKKAVVASASAGLFGSAPPSNLSLKEQPKVPDAKPTGNGVLMSKPFGAGGETLGKLAPGFPTAIGSTQSVVGSDVTKPAVGLGTSLGPGSPALSGIKNPSGPSPGFGLLSGGKVSETHENLFLQASKESNPFLACGAVPPGPFSGMSPAKLPSSTLPAAGSGVLNQDPAAPESQPNLFTMAEPPKGILSSQFTGSPSSSSSSPASFTSTPVDEQQALKLSKESAEAGTGTRDNPEGGYTKGRGTPMPFDQKFSLENRSQMSKKDSDSSTNSDLSDLSENEESLEQSQKPGAQVAAANGADGQALKPQAVAKSRPRSQPFKAGQSVLKDQSKVRRLKQSGEPFLQDGSCINVAPHLHKCRECRLERYRKSREQDSDDDDPNVACRFFHFRRLAFTKKGILRVEGFLSPQQSDNMAMGLWLPSTNTQDGLDLDTSKYILANVGDQFCQLVMSEKEAMMMVEPHQKVAWKRAVRGVREMCDVCETTLFNIHWVCRKCGFGVCLDCYRLRKNRPQDEEVETPDDEVFSWLKCAKGQPHEPQNLMPTQIIPGTALYNIGDMVHAARGKWGIKANCPCTSKHNKPAARPTAPNGLSQSGAASSAGNGASTSTTPRPDGEALTAVVVKVEPGAEGSSAETSSSSNSAAVPATPQTPGAKDGKGNPSSALHWLADLTTQKPKEDSKDSGSLRAMMGREARSPFGLNAFSSLSKPSSPSPKLFNSLLLGSGPAQPKAEGTSLRDLLNSGPGKLPQAPEGGVPFPSVFSSSAGSDKMKGGLPTILDHIIASVVENKKAEGRRASGSSEAGEPVSVPRREGVMGLSVLDPHTSHSWLCDGRLLCLQDPSNSNNWKIFRECWKQGQPVLVSGIHKKLKLALWNPEAFSDEFGDQDVDLVNCRNCAIISDVKVRDFWDGFQVISKRLQGSDGQPMVLKLKDWPPGEDFRDMMPTRFDDLMDNLPLPEYTKRDGKLNLASRLPNFFVRPDLGPKMYNAYGLISTEDRKVGTTNLHLDVSDAVNVMVYVGIPEGNNNHESEADPAGYKEVMLTIEEGDVDEMTKRRVYEGKEKPGALWHIYAAKDAEKIRELLRKVGEEQGQENPPDHDPIHDQSWYLDQVLRRRLYEEYGVQGWSIIQFLGDAVFIPAGAPHQVHNLYSCIKVAEDFVSPEHVKHCFRLTQEFRHLSTTHTNHEDKLQVKNIIYHAVKEAVGTLKAHEVKLVRS encoded by the exons GTGTTTCAGCCACTGGTGGACCGTGTGGGGCTGGGATCCTTGGTTCCTGTGGAGTTCTTTGGAACTAAAAAGCTGGAGTTTCTCTCCAACAAGAACACAATACATAGATTTGAG GTGGACAAAGATGTGAGGCACAGTCTTCTGCAGGAGCAGCCGGCCCTCCACGCCGCCATCAGCAGTTGGCACCGGGACTCAGAGCTGCAGGAAATCCTCAGAAAGG GACCCTACACCATCCAGGGCCGGAGGGTGCAGGTTTACCAGCCGGAGTTTGGAGAGCCCTGGGCTTTGGGAATTGTTTCCCAGCATGATCCTGTCTCTCATATTATGGAGATTACAATGgatcag GGCAAAGAGACTCAGGTGGTTGATCCTAGAGTCATTCACGTAATGCTGGCTATGGATGCCATCGATGAG AGTCAGGATCGGAGGAGAAAGGATATGGACGGAGGGAAAGGCGAGGGAGGACGTCGGCGGAAGACAGCTTCTGAAGATGATGAGGACATGTCCCTGAAGCGGTTTAAAGGAGCTGGAGAGGCTGAAGCAGAAGGCCAGAACGGCAGCGGTTCCAGAAAAGACTGTGATTCGATGGTAACGAGGGGAGCAGAGACCCCCTCGATGGGAATGGTGGAAGGGAAGGATGGCATGGGAATTGTATCTGGGAGGGGGAGCTCCAACGCAAGTTCAGAAGTAATATCTCTGGCTAGCCAAAGTGCCTCCTTTCAGCAGGATCATTCCAGCGTCAGACCTGTGAGCTTCATCAAGGAGAACGGCAACGCCTCCCAGAGCCAAGATAAAATGGGACCTCTTTCAGCTACGATGCTTCCCACGTCCACTCTGAATCCACCACCTTTAAAGCCTGCTCCCTCTGCGTTCTCTAACACATTTCCATCTTTGGGCCAGATGCCCAACTTAGTGCCTGGAACTCCTGCTCCCAAGTCTTCCCCCACAGCCCCAGCGTCAGAGAGGGAAGACGGCGTCCTTTCAGGCTACCCAAAAACGGCTGCTCTGGTTTCCCCAGGTCCTGTCACCATCTCTTCTCCCTCCCAGGACAACGCTGCCAGTGTGGTGCTTTCTGCCCCCACAGACCTCAGCCAGAAGAGCCATGTTTGGAGATCTCCACCAGATGCAAGCCAA ACACCCAAGACGGCCAGCCTCGCAGCAGGCTTCAGTCCTTCGCAGCCGAAGCAGTCCAGCGGTGCAGTATTCAGCAGTGTTCCTGCGCAGACAAACGGCTCTTCCCAGGAGAACAAGCCCTTCGGATTTTATTTCAACAACCCGAAAGAACCTCAGCAGCAGGCCTCCGAACCATCTCAGAACTTATTCTTCCAGTGCATGTCTCAGACACAAGCACAGAGCCCGAGCATCGCTCAGGGCCAGACGAAGGACAGTAATTACTTCACAGCCTTGTCTGAGTGCCTGAGCAAAGAGCCGCCAAGCTTGTTCAAATCTGCCGCTCCCTCTGAGGGTTTAAAAAAGGCAGTTGTGGCCTCTGCGTCTGCGGGACTCTTTGGTTCAGCGCCGCCCAGCAACCTGTCTCTGAAAGAGCAGCCTAAAGTGCCTGATGCCAAGCCGACAGGTAACGGGGTTCTCATGAGCAAGCCCTTTGGAGCAGGAGGAGAAACACTAGGGAAACTGGCCCCTGGTTTCCCCACAGCTATTGGAAGCACTCAGTCTGTGGTGGGTTCGGATGTCACCAAGCCTGCTGTAGGACTTGGGACCTCTCTGGGTCCTGGCTCTCCTGCTTTAAGTGGAATAAAAAATCCTAGCGGACCCAGTCCTGGGTTTGGTTTGCTCTCAGGTGGCAAAGTTTCAGAAACTCATGAAAACCTGTTTCTTCAGGCCTCGAAAGAGTCCAATCCGTTTCTAGCTTGCGGTGCCGTCCCGCCCGGCCCGTTTAGTGGGATGTCGCCTGCAAAACTGCCCTCCTCTACTCTGCCTGCAGCTGGTTCTGGTGTCCTTAACCAAGATCCTGCTGCCCCTGAAAGCCAACCAAATTTGTTCACCATGGCTGAGCCTCCAAAGGGAATCCTGTCTTCTCAGTTTACCGGCTCTCCTTCCTCGTCCTCTTCCTCTCCTGCTTCTTTCACATCCACTCCCGTAGACGAGCAGCAAGCGCTTAAACTCAGCAAGGAGAGCGCCGAGGCTGGCACTGGAACTCGGGACAACCCCGAAGGTGGTTACACAAAGGGCCGGGGAACCCCTATGCCCTTCGACCAGAAGTTCTCTCTGGAAAACCGCAGCCAGATGAGCAAAAAGGACTCGGACTCCAGCACGAACAGTGACCTGTCTGACCTGAGCGAGAACGAGGAGTCCTTAGAACAGAGCCAGAAGCCTGGCGCCCAGGTTGCTGCTGCAAATGGGGCAGACGGCCAGGCGCTTAAGCCTCAGGCTGTTGCTAAAAGCCGTCCAAGGAGCCAACCCTTTAAAG CGGGTCAGTCTGTGCTCAAGGACCAGAGCAAGGTTCGGAGGCTGAAGCAGTCCGGTGAGCCTTTCTTACAGGATGGCTCCTGCATCAACGTAGCGCCGCACTTGCACAAATGCAGAGAGTGTCGTCTGGAGCGCTATCGAAAATCCAGAGAACAGGACTCGGATGATGATGACCCTAACGTGGCTTGTCGCTTCTTTCACTTCCGCAG ACTTGCATTCACCAAGAAGGGGATCCTTCGCGTTGAGGGCTTCCTGAGCCCACAGCAGAGCGATAACATGGCCATGGGTCTGTGGCTCCCCTCCACGAACACGCAGGACGGACTCGACCTCGACACATCCAAATACATCCTGGCCAACGTCGGAGACCAGTTCTGCCAGCTCGTCATGTCCGAGAAGGAGGCCATGATGATGGTGGAGCCTCACC AAAAGGTGGCGTGGAAGCGAGCGGTGcgaggagtgagagagatgtgtgACGTTTGTGAGACGACGCTCTTCAACATCCACTGGGTGTGTCGCAAGTGTGGCTTCGGTGTGTGTCTCGACTGTTATCGGCTACGGAAGAACCGACCACAGGACG AAGAGGTGGAGACCCCAGACGATGAGGTCTTCTCGTGGCTGAAGTGCGCAAAGGGTCAGCCTCATGAGCCCCAGAACCTCATGCCCACTCAGATTATACCTGGCACAG CGCTGTATAATATCGGAGACATGGTACACGCAGCACGAGGAAAATGGGGCATCAAGGCGAACTGCCCTTGCACCAGCAAACACAATAAACCTGCGGCGCGGCCTACGGCTCCCAACGGCCTTTCACAA TCAGGTGCAGCGTCCAGCGCCGGGAATGGTGCTTCCACTTCAACCACTCCTCGGCCGGATGGGGAAGCCTTGACTGCTGTGGTGGTTAAAGTGGAGCCTGGTGCTGAGGGCAGCAGTGCTGAGACATCATCCAGCAGTAACTCAGCAGCTGTTCCAGCCACGCCACAGACGCCTGGCGCCAAGGACGGCAAGGGCAACCCCTCCTCTGCCCTCCACTGGCTCGCTGACCTGACCACGCAGAAGCCCAAAGAGGACTCCAAAG ACTCGGGCTCTCTGAGGGCGATGATGGGTCGCGAAGCCCGATCTCCTTTTGGTCTGAATGCCTTCAGCTCGCTCTCCAAACCCTCAAGCCCCAGCCCCAAGCTCTTCAACAGCCTTCTGCTGGGCTCCGGACCAGCCCAGCCCAAAGCAGAGGGCACAAGTCTGCGGGACCTGCTCAACTCAGGCCCGGGAAAACTGCCCCAGGCTCCAGAGGGTGGAGTCCCCTTCCCTTCAGTGTTCTCTTCTTCAGCAGGG TCTGATAAGATGAAGGGAGGTCTTCCCACCATTCTGGACCACATCATTGCGTCGGTGGTGGAGAATAAGAAAGCAGAAGGGCGCCGTGCGTCTGGATCATCTGAGGCTGGAGAACCAGTGAGTGTTCCTCGCAGAGAGGGGGTGATGGGTCTCAGCGTCCTGGACCCCCACACCTCCCACTCTTGGCTGTGTGACGGTAGGCTGCTCTGTCTGCAGGACCCCAGCAACAGCAACAACTGGAAGATCTTCAGAGAGTGCTGGAAACAGGGCCAG CCGGTGCTTGTGTCTGGCATCCACAAGAAACTGAAACTCGCTCTGTGGAACCCAGAAGCGTTCAGCGATGAGTTCGGAGACCAGGACGTAGACCTGGTCAACTGCAGGAACTGCGCCATCATCTCGGACGTCAAAGTCAGAGATTTCTGGGACGGCTTCCAGGTCATCTCCA AGCGGTTGCAGGGTTCGGATGGGCAGCCCATGGTACTTAAGCTCAAAGACTGGCCTCCGGGGGAAGATTTCCGAGACATGATGCCCACGCG GTTTGATGATCTCATGGATAACCTTCCTCTGCCGGAGTACACGAAGAGAGACGGCAAACTCAACCTGGCCTCGCGCCTTCCCAACTTCTTTGTGCGTCCAGATCTGGGGCCCAAGATGTACAATGCATATG GTCTGATCTCTACGGAGGACAGAAAGGTTGGAACCACTAATCTGCATCTGGACGTGTCAGATGCTGTTAACGTGATGGTGTACGTGGGAATACCTGAGGGAAACAACAACCATGAGAGTG AAGCAGACCCCGCTGGATACAAAG AGGTGATGCTCACTATCGAGGAAGGAGATGTGGATGAGATGACCAAGAGACGAGTGTACGAAGGGAAGGAGAAACCCGGAGCGCTGTGGCACATCTACGCCGCCAAAGATGCAGAGAAGATCCGCGAGCTCCTGCGCAAG GTTGGAGAGGAACAAGGTCAGGAGAACCCTCCAGATCATGACCCCATCCATGATCAGAGCTGGTACCTGGACCAGGTTCTGCGCCGCAGACTGTACGAGGAATACGGAGTCCAGGGCTGGTCCATCATCCAGTTTCTGGGAGACGCTGTGTTTATTCCTGCTGGAGCACCGCACCAG GTGCACAACCTGTACAGCTGCATTAAAGTGGCCGAGGACTTTGTGTCTCCGGAGCACGTGAAGCACTGCTTCAGACTGACACAGGAGTTCAGACACCTCTCCACCACTCACACTAACCACGAGGACAAGCTACAG GTGAAGAACATCATCTACCACGCAGTGAAGGAAGCCGTGGGAACGCTGAAGGCTCACGAGGTGAAGCTGGTCCGTTCTTAG